A segment of the Oncorhynchus tshawytscha isolate Ot180627B linkage group LG19, Otsh_v2.0, whole genome shotgun sequence genome:
CTACATACTGTGGGAAGTCTATTAGACGACAAAGCAATTTCTCTTGAAAATTAACTCCCCTCCCCTGGGGATGAATTATAGCCCGACCCCCTCAGTTGGCTCCTATTGCCATCTGCTGATAGCTAAGAATCACTACACTATTGGATCAAATCAAGTGACACTATAATAGGAGTTGGTGTTTGATGAGACCAGTCATTAAACCAGTAACTCATGTTTGAACTTGTTTGTAACCCACAGCCACATTGAACTACAGGGCTGAATGCTCAGAGCTCTGTGGTAAGTCATGTTTATAAAATGTGAAAGGCACAACATTTCTGCAGAGAGCGACTCATTTAATTGTCatagaaattattatttttattcaaGTTGGATGTCAGCGGTTTGCTAGCTGTGACAGTCGTCGGTTTCCTGCCTTAGCGATGGTGATTAGGGCGAGGAGGAAGAGGCCCAGGACCCAGATGCCAGCCACAGgaatcatcagcagcagcagATCTGGAACAAAGTCAAGACTGTTGAAAACACCTCACACCACCCTGCCTCTAGCTGCAACATGAgcccagaggggtatactacaatgTAGGATCAATGATTTAGCCAGCTAACATGCCTAAGGTCTTACAACCATTTTGAAAACTGAAAGAATGACTCAACCAAAAACATATACCCATGTTGAGCTTTTGTAGTATAGCCCTCTGGTCTATGTCACAatcataaaaattaaaaaatgcagGCAAGTAGAGTGCGCAAGGGCAATTTTTGAGCCCGGCAAGAATATATTTTAATCTTACGTAGATAACGAAACAAATCCTTACTAGATTGGGGTCGGTCTGGTATGTCAATCCTGATTGGTCCATATGACAGTAGACCTTGAGTTGGGTCTCCACGCACTGCTGCCCTCTTGGTTATAGATTTGCACTCCTGTAGCAGTAAAGCATTAATAAAAGACAATCTTGTATGCCATGCCAACTTCTGAAAAGGCATTTTCTTCATGAATAGAAATAATATTTGAACATTTTTAACCCCTTTTGTCATCCCAATTTCATTGCATCCAAGTGGTAGTTATAGTTTAGTCCCATTGCTGCGACTCCCGTACAGACTGTGGAGAGGCGAAGGgcgagagctgtgcgtcctccgaaacacaaccccgccgagccgcactgcttcttgacaatgcttacttaacccggaagtcagccgcaccaacgtgtcgaaggaaacaccgtacacctggcgaccgtgtcagtgtgcattgcgcctggcctgccacaggagtcactagagcacgatgggacaaggacaacccggccagccaaacccggacaacactgggccaattgtgcgccgcctcatgggtctcccgttcGCGGCGACTaaacctggaatcgaaccaggatctgtagtgacacagCTAGCACCGCTATGCAGTGCCTTAGCCCGCTGCACCAAAGGCCAATGAACTTACAGGAATGCAGGGTTCGTCATCGTCCAGGGAGCACAAGCGCACTGCGCAGTGCAGGTACAGGTCATGAGGCTCCACAACAAAGCGGAACATGTCAAAGCTGTACCGGATGGTTGAGGCCTCTCCATTGGCGCCCATTGTCGTATTGAGAAAGGTGACAGTTTCGTCATTCACACACCTGTGAGGGGGAGTGTGTTGGGTTGAGTAAATCCAAGACCTTTGTCAAATTTAACACTATTCTGCAACAATTAGTCAGACATGCCAAATTGACCTCAGCTCAACTGAATTGCTCACAGCATGCTAAATGAATTGTTCATGCCATGTTTCAAGAGCAGAAGTAGGCGTACATGTTCCCAGGGATAAATGTTGATTGTCCACTCACCCATTGCGCAGCAGGGTGTgaacagagctgtctgtctggttgGGTTTGGGGGACTGTGTGGCCCAGCATTCATTCACCCTCAAGTGGAAGACGTCCTCCAGCTCCACGACCTTGATCTCCACATACACCCTGTCCCGGAGGTGGATCAGCGGTGAGCTTTGGAACGCCTCTGTGTAGGTGTGATCTGTGAAGAGGGCCATCTCCACCTTGGCATCCAACTCACCCATCCGCATCACAGTCTCACTGAACCAAAACAGCACAGGATTACTGTGAGAGAAATGCTTGTCATATCCACATTACCTGAACCGGAAGAACTCCTGCTTATAAATCAGTGGTTAGTCCGACATTACTCGCTGTCCCAGATGGCGGTTGCTACCTAGGTAGTATTAATAGCCGTTGCTACCTAGGTAGTATTaataaaaggtaaaaataaaacaaattaaggGTAAGCAAAATATTCTACCAACACTCACTAAGTGAATATTCCTCAATGCCCCACTTGAAAGCCACAGCGGTCTTCTAAAAGTTCACAGCTAGGTGCAGGTGGTTTGTTGGAATTTAGAAAATGCCCAGTTAAAGTCAATACATTATCCTCAAGGAAGTAATGCAACAACGGTGTATGCCACCATCTTCCCCATTTCAAATCTTCTCCCATTGAGACAGACAAGTGTCATTCAACACAGCTTTATTTCTGAGTCACACTCATGACATGCAGCACTTgtggacacccacctgtctcaATCAATGAGAATAATTGAAATCAAGATTGCGTCACAtggcaaaagtgaaataaacagcaTTTTCTAAATTCCAACCACCTACAACTAGCCATGGAGGGTTACAAGACAGTGGTGGCTTTCACGAAGGGAATTGAGATATAATAACCAAGATTAGTATAACATTTACCTTTAACACCATCAACAGCTGGAACATCAGTAATGTCAGACTAGCAAGAATAACTCCTGGACCTATTGTACAGGCTCAAACTAGAGCCCAGAATTGTTCCTGGAGAGGAAACCCGAGTATCAAATAATAAGGCAATGTGACAAATTGCATCTCAAGTGAGTCTACTTGTTAGGTCGTTCCAGTAATAGACCAAGACAAACTTTAAGTACATTAAGTTGTGATCAAGTCAATTTTTAGAGAGTGGGCCTTACCTAGAGAAGGGGATGATGGGGTACGGCAAACTGACAGTGCGGATGTATGGGTAGATACACGTGTACTCAATTT
Coding sequences within it:
- the zpd gene encoding zona pellucida glycoprotein d isoform X2, with translation MALKFNLKVFLVLVIFCCDRVLGICTVTHCTDTTKCLLSLDKSNCKCAVGYYGDLCDKVATINVMCGKDYITIMVNEDFFQYYKVPMESLHLKNESCRAQKEVMSDVPYYIVRISKDQYVSCGGKPLEKNITHIAYALTLMSAPQVYGNIIRDPMIKIEYTCIYPYIRTVSLPYPIIPFSSETVMRMGELDAKVEMALFTDHTYTEAFQSSPLIHLRDRVYVEIKVVELEDVFHLRVNECWATQSPKPNQTDSSVHTLLRNGCVNDETVTFLNTTMGANGEASTIRYSFDMFRFVVEPHDLYLHCAVRLCSLDDDEPCIPECKSITKRAAVRGDPTQGLLSYGPIRIDIPDRPQSNLLLLMIPVAGIWVLGLFLLALITIAKAGNRRLSQLANR
- the zpd gene encoding zona pellucida glycoprotein d isoform X1, which gives rise to MALKFNLKVNCCGIYQVFLVLVIFCCDRVLGICTVTHCTDTTKCLLSLDKSNCKCAVGYYGDLCDKVATINVMCGKDYITIMVNEDFFQYYKVPMESLHLKNESCRAQKEVMSDVPYYIVRISKDQYVSCGGKPLEKNITHIAYALTLMSAPQVYGNIIRDPMIKIEYTCIYPYIRTVSLPYPIIPFSSETVMRMGELDAKVEMALFTDHTYTEAFQSSPLIHLRDRVYVEIKVVELEDVFHLRVNECWATQSPKPNQTDSSVHTLLRNGCVNDETVTFLNTTMGANGEASTIRYSFDMFRFVVEPHDLYLHCAVRLCSLDDDEPCIPECKSITKRAAVRGDPTQGLLSYGPIRIDIPDRPQSNLLLLMIPVAGIWVLGLFLLALITIAKAGNRRLSQLANR